Proteins from a single region of Parasedimentitalea psychrophila:
- the bhcR gene encoding HTH-type transcriptional regulator BhcR: MDSQDNEHRPTRKSRGRPRDWHDKTAQNTIKSLDRAMEVFEFLSDTQGKSLSTLASDLSQSPATVYRILVTLEGRGLVEFDKVDQVWNIGARAFVIGSRFLRRTSLVERARPFLRALMEETGETANIGIEQNGHVLFVSQVETRASIRAFFPPGTLSRLHASGIGKALLAEMDMQRFEQFLARAPLESFTEFTLTERDALLEDLQVTRQRGYALDGEERNLGMRCIAAPVFDIHGEAVAGISVSGPTSRVGLDQVSKLGQSVLAAAGELSAAIGGKSKQQTP, translated from the coding sequence GTGGATTCCCAAGATAATGAACACCGACCCACACGGAAATCCCGTGGTCGACCACGGGATTGGCACGACAAGACCGCTCAAAACACGATCAAATCTCTGGATCGCGCAATGGAGGTGTTTGAGTTTCTGAGTGACACGCAGGGCAAGTCCTTATCCACACTTGCAAGTGACCTTAGCCAATCTCCGGCCACCGTTTATCGCATACTGGTAACTCTGGAGGGGCGGGGGTTGGTTGAATTTGATAAGGTTGATCAGGTCTGGAATATAGGGGCGCGCGCGTTTGTGATAGGATCCCGCTTTCTGCGTCGCACCAGCCTTGTGGAACGCGCCCGCCCATTCCTGAGGGCGCTGATGGAAGAAACCGGTGAAACCGCCAATATCGGTATAGAGCAAAACGGCCATGTTCTGTTTGTCAGCCAAGTCGAGACTCGTGCTAGTATCCGCGCCTTTTTTCCGCCTGGTACGCTGTCACGGCTTCACGCGTCTGGCATCGGCAAAGCACTATTGGCGGAAATGGACATGCAACGCTTTGAACAGTTTCTAGCCCGCGCACCGCTTGAAAGTTTCACCGAGTTCACATTGACCGAAAGGGACGCGTTGTTAGAGGATCTTCAAGTCACCCGGCAACGGGGCTATGCCCTTGACGGCGAAGAGCGCAACTTGGGCATGCGATGTATCGCGGCGCCAGTCTTTGATATCCATGGTGAGGCCGTCGCGGGTATTTCTGTGTCCGGGCCAACCTCACGAGTTGGGTTGGACCAGGTTTCCAAGTTGGGTCAGTCTGTCTTGGCCGCAGCAGGCGAATTGTCTGCTGCCATAGGCGGTAAGTCTAAGCAACAGACGCCCTGA